In the Streptomyces sp. f51 genome, one interval contains:
- the glgB gene encoding 1,4-alpha-glucan branching enzyme, protein MTPRPRSDDIPQKSSAKKPPAATGRTPADKTPAEPVPAGRTSTDRPATGKAAGKTAEDRDGTGATGPVPAGNGPVPPTGEAGVGPADRRRLLDGTHHDPHGVLGAHTVPDGVAFRVFRPYALGVTVVTDELRAELRDDGDGFFSGRLPLRAVPDAYRLLVAYEGTVVETEDAYRFLPALGELDLHLIGEGRHEELWRALGAEPMEHQGVAGTRFTVWAPNARGVRVAGGFNFWDGTGHPMRSLGSSGVWELFVPAVGEGELYKFDIARPDGSRTLRADPMARRTETPPATSSVVHASHHAWRDAEWMGKRAERPPHEAPFSVYEVHLPSWRPGLTYRQLADQLPAYVSDLGFTHVELMPVAEHPFGGSWGYQVTGFYAPTARLGTPDDFKHLVDALHRAGVGVLMDWVPAHFPRDEWALAEFDGRPLYEHADPQRAAHPDWGTLEFDYGRREVRNFLVANATYWCEEFHIDGLRVDAVASMLYLDYSREPGQWTPNEHGGRENLDAVAFLQEMNATVYRRNPGVVTVAEESTAWDGVTRATHHTGPGGFGGLGFGLKWNMGWMHDSLDYVSHEPVHRKYHHDEMTFSMVYAYSENYVLPISHDEVVHGKRSLVSKMPGDWWQQRANLRAYLAFMWAHPGKQLLFMGQEFAQGAEWSEAHGPDWWLLDPAYGAEADHRGVRDLVRDLNTVYRHEPALWERDTDPSGFAWITGDSADDNVFAFLRHAADGTPLLAVSHFSPAVRHGYRIGVPEDIPAWREVLNTDDLRYGGSDITGADPVKTEPTGWHGRAASVQLTLPPLATVWLRPA, encoded by the coding sequence GTGACGCCCCGCCCCCGGTCCGACGACATCCCGCAGAAGAGCAGCGCCAAGAAACCGCCCGCCGCCACCGGCAGGACGCCTGCCGACAAGACCCCCGCCGAGCCGGTGCCCGCCGGCAGGACGTCCACCGACCGCCCGGCGACGGGGAAGGCGGCCGGGAAGACGGCCGAGGACCGGGACGGCACCGGCGCGACCGGGCCCGTACCGGCCGGGAACGGGCCCGTGCCACCCACCGGCGAGGCCGGTGTCGGTCCCGCGGACCGGCGGCGGCTGCTCGACGGCACGCATCACGATCCGCACGGAGTGCTGGGCGCCCACACGGTCCCGGACGGTGTCGCCTTCCGGGTCTTCCGCCCGTACGCGCTCGGCGTCACCGTCGTCACGGACGAACTGCGCGCCGAGCTGCGCGACGACGGGGACGGCTTCTTCTCGGGGCGGCTGCCGCTGCGCGCGGTCCCGGACGCGTACCGGCTGCTCGTGGCCTACGAGGGGACGGTGGTGGAGACGGAGGACGCGTACCGGTTCCTGCCCGCGCTCGGCGAGCTGGACCTGCATCTGATCGGCGAGGGGCGCCACGAGGAACTGTGGCGGGCGCTCGGCGCCGAGCCGATGGAGCACCAGGGTGTCGCGGGCACGCGCTTCACCGTCTGGGCGCCGAACGCGCGCGGTGTCCGGGTGGCCGGGGGCTTCAACTTCTGGGACGGCACGGGGCATCCGATGCGGTCGCTCGGCTCCTCGGGTGTGTGGGAGCTGTTCGTTCCGGCGGTCGGCGAGGGCGAGCTGTACAAGTTCGACATAGCGCGCCCCGACGGCTCCCGCACCCTGCGCGCCGACCCGATGGCGCGCCGCACCGAGACACCGCCCGCCACGTCGTCGGTCGTCCACGCCTCCCACCACGCGTGGCGGGACGCCGAGTGGATGGGGAAGCGGGCGGAACGGCCGCCCCACGAGGCGCCGTTCTCCGTGTACGAGGTGCATCTCCCCTCCTGGCGGCCGGGCCTGACCTATCGTCAACTCGCCGACCAGCTCCCCGCGTACGTCTCCGACCTCGGGTTCACCCATGTCGAGCTGATGCCCGTCGCCGAGCATCCCTTCGGCGGTTCCTGGGGCTATCAGGTCACGGGGTTCTACGCCCCCACCGCCCGCCTGGGCACCCCCGACGACTTCAAGCACCTCGTCGACGCCCTGCACCGCGCCGGGGTCGGGGTTCTCATGGACTGGGTCCCCGCGCACTTCCCGCGCGACGAGTGGGCGCTCGCCGAGTTCGACGGCCGCCCCCTGTACGAGCACGCCGACCCGCAGCGGGCCGCGCATCCCGACTGGGGCACCCTGGAGTTCGACTACGGCCGCCGTGAGGTCCGCAACTTCCTCGTCGCCAACGCCACCTACTGGTGCGAGGAGTTCCACATCGACGGACTGCGCGTGGACGCCGTCGCCTCCATGCTCTACCTCGACTACTCCCGCGAACCGGGCCAGTGGACGCCCAACGAGCACGGTGGCCGCGAGAACCTGGACGCCGTCGCCTTCCTCCAGGAGATGAACGCGACCGTCTACCGGCGCAACCCCGGGGTCGTCACCGTCGCCGAGGAGTCCACCGCCTGGGACGGTGTCACCCGGGCGACCCATCACACCGGCCCCGGCGGCTTCGGCGGTCTGGGGTTCGGGCTGAAGTGGAACATGGGGTGGATGCACGACTCGCTGGACTACGTGTCGCACGAGCCGGTGCACCGCAAGTACCACCACGACGAGATGACCTTCTCGATGGTGTACGCCTACAGCGAGAACTACGTCCTGCCGATCTCCCACGACGAGGTCGTGCACGGCAAACGTTCGCTCGTGTCCAAGATGCCCGGCGACTGGTGGCAGCAGCGCGCGAACCTGCGTGCCTACCTCGCCTTCATGTGGGCCCACCCCGGCAAGCAACTCCTCTTCATGGGGCAGGAGTTCGCCCAAGGTGCCGAGTGGTCGGAGGCCCACGGACCCGACTGGTGGCTGCTCGACCCGGCCTACGGCGCCGAGGCCGACCACCGCGGGGTCCGGGACCTCGTGCGCGACCTCAACACCGTCTACCGGCACGAACCCGCGCTGTGGGAGCGCGACACCGATCCTTCCGGCTTCGCCTGGATCACCGGAGACTCCGCCGACGACAACGTCTTCGCATTCCTGCGCCACGCGGCCGACGGCACCCCGCTCCTGGCCGTCTCCCACTTCTCCCCCGCCGTCCGCCACGGCTACCGCATCGGCGTCCCCGAGGACATTCCCGCCTGGCGCGAGGTCCTCAACACCGACGACCTGCGCTACGGCGGCAGCGACATCACGGGCGCCGACCCCGTCAAGACGGAACCGACCGGATGGCACGGCCGCGCGGCCAGCGTCCAGCTGACCCTGCCGCCGCTCGCGACGGTGTGGCTGCGTCCGGCCTAG
- a CDS encoding maltokinase: MSEAVTRTAPPGPGLLASLEPLLREWLPRQRWFAGKGRPVTGLSLVTATELLPPNGPLGLYHLLARAHQPPVPGAPAVPGDCYQLLIGAREALPPRLAPALIGHLTEGPLAGRTVYEALSDPQPADVLLEALRSRARIGVLRFERDTGQEIPPGLAPRMITAEQSNSSVVYGDTLILKLLRRIVPGINPDLELPLALAREGCDRVPAPTAWLRAELSGQSYVLGVLQPFVRGACDGWELALRGLAKGEDFAAEARALGRATAEVHTALARALPVVSLGHSQLGPLVDAMTQRLDAAAQAVPLLRPHAPGLRTAFEALADLTAEGHTWTAQRVHGDLHLGQCLRSPDGRWSLIDFEGEPSKPLAERRMPQPPARDIAGMLRSFDYAAHAVTRQPGAAGTAPGSGWADNCRAAYCTGYAEVGGLDPRTDPVLLRAFETDKAVYEVVYEARHRPDWLPVPLAAVRRLAASP, from the coding sequence ATGTCGGAAGCCGTCACACGCACCGCACCCCCAGGTCCCGGCCTTCTGGCGTCCCTTGAACCACTGCTGCGCGAATGGCTGCCGCGGCAGCGCTGGTTCGCCGGCAAGGGACGACCGGTCACCGGGCTCTCGCTGGTCACCGCTACCGAGCTGCTGCCACCGAACGGCCCGTTGGGCCTCTACCACCTGCTGGCACGCGCCCACCAGCCACCCGTACCGGGCGCCCCGGCCGTCCCGGGCGACTGCTACCAACTGTTGATCGGCGCACGCGAGGCACTGCCGCCCCGGCTGGCCCCGGCCCTGATCGGGCACCTGACCGAGGGTCCGCTCGCCGGACGCACGGTGTACGAGGCCCTGTCCGACCCCCAGCCCGCCGATGTGCTCCTGGAAGCCCTGCGCTCCCGGGCCCGCATCGGCGTGCTGCGTTTCGAGCGGGACACCGGTCAGGAGATACCGCCCGGTCTCGCACCGCGGATGATCACCGCCGAGCAGTCCAACTCCTCGGTGGTGTACGGGGACACGCTCATCCTCAAGTTACTGCGGCGGATCGTGCCCGGGATCAACCCCGACCTCGAACTGCCGCTGGCCCTGGCCCGTGAGGGCTGCGACCGGGTCCCGGCACCCACCGCCTGGCTCCGGGCGGAACTGTCCGGGCAGTCGTACGTCCTGGGCGTGCTCCAGCCGTTCGTGCGGGGCGCCTGCGACGGCTGGGAACTGGCGCTGCGCGGGCTCGCCAAGGGCGAGGACTTCGCCGCCGAGGCGCGGGCGCTGGGGCGGGCCACCGCCGAAGTGCACACGGCGCTCGCCCGCGCGCTGCCCGTGGTGTCCCTGGGCCACTCCCAGTTGGGGCCGCTGGTCGACGCCATGACCCAGCGCCTGGACGCGGCCGCGCAGGCGGTGCCGCTGCTGCGGCCCCACGCGCCCGGACTGCGCACGGCGTTCGAGGCGCTGGCCGATCTGACCGCCGAGGGGCACACGTGGACGGCCCAGCGCGTCCACGGCGATCTCCACCTAGGCCAGTGTCTGCGCTCCCCCGACGGGCGGTGGTCGCTCATCGACTTCGAGGGCGAACCGTCGAAACCCCTCGCCGAGCGCCGTATGCCCCAGCCCCCGGCCCGCGACATCGCGGGCATGCTCCGTTCCTTCGACTACGCGGCCCACGCCGTGACCCGGCAACCCGGTGCCGCCGGGACGGCGCCGGGGTCCGGCTGGGCCGACAACTGCCGGGCCGCCTACTGCACCGGCTACGCCGAGGTCGGCGGCCTCGACCCCCGTACGGATCCGGTACTGCTGCGGGCCTTCGAGACGGACAAGGCGGTGTACGAGGTCGTGTACGAGGCCCGGCACCGCCCGGACTGGCTCCCGGTTCCGCTGGCGGCGGTACGACGGCTGGCCGCGTCACCCTGA